The genomic segment GCAGGAATCGCAGCCACAGCCGGGGAAATTATCGCCGGTTGCTGAAGTGCAGGACCGGCCGCGATGGTGGGCCGCGCTTCGGTGCGAACGGCGCCCCGCCGCTTGCCGGATGGCAGGTCGTGCTCGATGTCGATCGGTGCGGCAGGCTGGGCCTCCCCGCGCAGGGCGCGGACCAAAAAGTCTACCGTACCCGGATCGTCGAAGAAGTTCACATGGTTCACCGCCTTCTGCTGCGTCAGGTTTCCACCTAATCCAAAGCAGCCGACGCGGGTGCCTGGAATCGTCACCGTCCCACCACTTCCGACGTCCACCCGCCAGCCGCCTTCGGTCGGCACGACCAGATCGTTTGCCGTCGGAAAGAATAAGTCGGCTCCCGCATCGATGATTCGCTGCAGCACCCCCGCGTCCGGTTCGTAATTGGCGACCAGAGCCGAGTAGGCCTCGTTGGGAGGGTTGGGGGTGGCCTGCAACGCCTGGATGATGTCACCCTTATTGTCCATCGAGGCCAGGCCCGGTAATCCGCCCACGAGGCGACGCGCGATCCAGGACAGGGCTTCGCTGACAAATTCGACGCCGGTGGTGAACGGATTGTCGGGAAATAATTCCAGGACGTTGGATAACCAGCTGGTGTACTGGGTGACATGGTCTGGTGAAGCCAGGGGGGTGCCTTCATTCGGGCTGGCAACCAGCACGGCACGGCCGATCACGAATCGGTCCGCCAGCGAGCCGAACAGCTCTCGACGCTCCACCAAATGCCGCAGGACCAGGCCTCCGCGCGAATGGGTGATCACGTCGAAGGTCGTCGGGCGGGAGGGGAGCGCTTCCAGCAGCATCTGTACGTTTTCTTGCGGTGTGCGACTCAGGGTGAAGTGATCAAATCCATAGATGCGATTGCCATACACCGGCTGTAGTTCTTCAAAGAAAGTCCTGCCGTTGCTGCCCCGGGTTTGCGCCAGCGAGCGAAAGGCTGCTTTGGTGCTGGAAAAGGTCCCGTGGATGAACAAAAGATTCCGCTCCGATGCGCTTAACGTCTGGACGTCTGCAGCAGGCAGGCTCGGTTCTCCGCCGAGACCGTCGGCAGTTATGGACAGCCATCCCTCCCGTTGTTTTTTCAGTTTCCACGTGGCGGTTTCCCACAGCAACGCGAGTTTCGAGAGCGCAAAGTCGGCAATCTTCCCGGCGACTTTCAGCACCACGGCCTTGATCGCCGCGCTGATGAATCCGCGGCGGCCGCCTGCTTCGGCGATGGGCGCGGCCGGCACCGGGATCGAGAACCGATAGATTCTCTTCCCGCCTCGTCGAATGCCGCGTCGAGCCGGTTCCGTCGGCATGTGGAAGCGGATGGCTCCGGAGGCGTATCGCGTCATCACGATGTACGCGTCGTCAGGAGCGCCTTCGACATCCAGGGTGAGGGGAGCCGGAGCCGCCTCGCCTCGTCGGGCCTTCGGCGTCGCGGTGAGGGTTTGCTCGACTTCCCAGCGCTTGGTGGCGGTGAGGTTGGCCACGAAGGGGTCAGGTACCTCGCCCGCTGCTCGACGCCCTCCACGAGCCTGCTCCGCCGCTCGAACGTCCCAGCCTTCTGATGTCGACCAGCTCACTGTGCCGGATTTTTTGTGCGCCATGATGTGCCCCCACTTCGCTCGTCAGACCGAGCGCAATCGATTCATGTGATCTTCTAGCTCGTCGCCCGTGTCTCGTGAAGCTTGAGATGAGCGAAGTTGAAACGAGATACGCTTCACGAGTGACGAGCGACGGCGGTTCGACTCGTGGCCGCCGCGAACTGCTTGCGCTTATCCCATAACCGGAAAAATGAGGCAAGAGATTCGTTGGGGCGCAGGGAGAAATGCAAGTATTACGCTGCCCGAAACGAGGCTGACAGCAGAGCAGGGGGAACTGGGATGTGAACGGGAGAATGCTGAGAAGTCGGGTGTTGTTTCCAGATCAGTCTGCTTGCTCGTCGGCCAACTTTGCGATACATGCGCACGACGCGCTCGATTGGAGAGGAACGACGATGATGGGGAGAATGGTTTATGGGGTCATTCAGGCAGCTGTCCCAAATAGATAGTCTCCATTCTTGCCCTATCTTGCCCTGGAACGTTGAATCGAGCGAGGAAAAGGCGTGGGGCGGCGATGAATCGGTTTGCCGTCATCTGTTGCAGGCTCATCCGGTCGATGCGCCGAAGCGTTCGGCTGCGAGAAACCGGTCAACTTGCGGAGACACGGGCAGGTGCGGTGTTGGAGTGACGGTGATCGGGCGCGTGGGCTGCGCGCGGCCGCGTTGCCGCGTGTAGGGTTGTGTGCGGGGCGGCGGTTGGCGGGAAGGGCAATGCCGGTTGAGCGGGGGTCGGCTTGGAGGATTGTGCGGAAGTTCTTGGTAACCGCTGGGCCAACCTGGCTCCCATCCTGACCATCGGGGCTTCGATCAGGTGATAGAGGGCAACCGGCAGACCGACGCTCAGGACGACGAGCACCGAATAACGTACCGCCGAGGGGGAGTCCTTCAGCAAGACAAACGCGGTCCACTGGGCATGTAAATGCGTGAGGTAGATGCCATACGAGTATCGCGCAATCAGGGCACAGGCCTTGCGCATTGCCGGTAGCTGGAGCTCGGCAAAGAACGGCGCGGTCACACCAATCAGCATGCACAGGGCCCACTGGGCGGTGATCTCATGTTCGGAGTGATTTCCATACCCCAGGATAGCGCCGGCTATGAGCAGAGTGAGAGGCCAACCGATAAACGGGAGCCGGAATCGTTGCATCCCGAACCCCAGGAAGTAGCTGCCACGCCGGCGATGAAGCAGGGCGCATATTGGGCCACCCCGAGGCGGCTTGACACGTAAGGCTGGGCAATCGCACCAACGACAGCGACGCACCAGAGTACGAAAATTCCACGGACGCCATAGGCCTTCCCGGCGAGATAGAGGAACGGCAGCACCATGTACATGGCCACCTCATAAGGGAGACTCCAGAGGACGGAGGTGACCACGGGTTTGTACATGAACTCCGTGTAGAGAAACAGATTGGCCAGGATGGTCGACAGGTCCGGGTCTGACCAGGGCCACCAGGGAGCGCGGGGCAGTTGAAAGAGAATGATTACAGAGACGCAGACGATGCTGAGGGGATAGATGCGAAACAACCGGCGGAGATAAAAGGTTAAAAAGAAGCTGCCCCCCTTAGTTTCGATCCGTTCCAGCGAGAACATCAACACGAGACTGGTATGGACGAAGAAGAGCAGCACGCCGAACTGGCCGAGATAATCAGGCAACCGGATGTTCGTTGTGATGAAGAGATGAAAAAAATAGACGAGCAGCACTGCGGTCGCCCGGAGGAGGTCCAGATTGGGCGACGAAAACGGCGTCGGTTGAGCGCTGCGAGTCATGCCGCGAGTCCGCTGCGACACCGATCCATGTGGGCGTTGCCCTCGCCGTGCAAGGTCATAGCGCTGCAGATCCTCAGAGCGTTCACATCTACGCCGGCCCCACGCGACATTCATCGCGGGAGTGGCGAGCATGGGATGTGTGAATCGACTGTCAGGATGGCCACTATCCGCGCGGAGACGATGCGGAAATTGGAGCATGCTGAGAGCCCGTATTGTTCTGGTCACTCGGGGCCCGATGATGTAGGAATTCGTGACCAAGACGGAGTACACATGATTGGGCGAGTCACTGTCAACCCTTCCGGAGAGTTTTCTTTGGGGACGATCGCACTGTGTCAGATTAGATCACGTGAGCGGCATCGACGACCCGCGTCCATATACGTAGTTATTGGTGATGGGGGATCCCGAAGCGAGCCACAAAAATATCCGCCGTCGCCCTGCTTACTGCGCGTTGTGAAGCAACTGCAATTTAAATAACAGTTTCTCGGCCTCCGTGAGACCGGGTGGAGTGAGCGATGTTTCCCAGGTTCCGTACATCGGATTCGGAAGGAGAAACCACGACCTTCCCCACCGATGGTCGTGTTGTCCGGCCAGTGCGATTCGATGCCCCGGCTTGTCCCGTGCCCCATCGACAAAATCTCCCAGATCGTCCCCGATGAGGAGCAGGATCCGGTACCGCTCGGCCAAGTAGCGTCTCCGGTTCGAT from the Nitrospira sp. genome contains:
- a CDS encoding acyltransferase yields the protein MTRSAQPTPFSSPNLDLLRATAVLLVYFFHLFITTNIRLPDYLGQFGVLLFFVHTSLVLMFSLERIETKGGSFFLTFYLRRLFRIYPLSIVCVSVIILFQLPRAPWWPWSDPDLSTILANLFLYTEFMYKPVVTSVLWSLPYEVAMYMVLPFLYLAGKAYGVRGIFVLWCVAVVGAIAQPYVSSRLGVAQYAPCFIAGVAATSWGSGCNDSGSRLSVGLSLCS